In one Mycobacteroides chelonae genomic region, the following are encoded:
- a CDS encoding GTP-binding protein: protein MTTAPLLPVTVLSGFLGAGKTTLLNHILANTEGRRVAVIVNDMSEVNIDAALVAGTGHLDRTEERLVELTNGCICCTLREDLIEAVGNLARQNRFDQLVIESTGISEPMPVAASFTWEFEDGTSLGQVAKLDTMVTVVDASTFLPELARGEALADRDMAAADGDARSIADLLTDQVEFADVLILNKVDLVNERTLGMVETLLRRLNPTATIVRSTGGSVDLDLVLQTGLFDPELAAQAPGWDEEIADGHTPETEEYGISSMTFRSDRPFHPQRLNAALEALQGLLRSKGFCWIASRPDIAAIWSQAGPNLTIEPAQFWRNTEVAPGQEIVFIGVRLDRPRVQHLLESALLTDDELASGPETWHSFPDPLPTWGVMHAH from the coding sequence GTGACCACAGCCCCGCTCTTACCCGTAACCGTGCTCTCCGGATTTCTCGGAGCCGGAAAAACCACCCTGCTCAACCACATCCTTGCCAACACCGAGGGACGCCGCGTCGCGGTGATCGTCAACGATATGAGCGAGGTGAACATCGACGCCGCCCTCGTTGCGGGCACCGGACACCTGGACCGCACCGAGGAGCGGCTCGTCGAACTCACCAACGGCTGCATCTGCTGCACCCTGCGTGAGGATCTGATCGAAGCCGTCGGAAACCTGGCCCGACAGAACCGATTCGACCAACTCGTCATCGAATCGACCGGCATCTCCGAACCCATGCCGGTGGCTGCCTCGTTCACCTGGGAATTCGAGGACGGAACGAGCCTCGGGCAGGTGGCCAAGCTCGACACCATGGTGACGGTCGTCGATGCTTCCACCTTCCTGCCCGAGCTGGCCCGCGGCGAGGCCCTGGCCGACCGCGATATGGCCGCCGCCGACGGGGACGCCCGGTCCATCGCCGACCTGCTCACCGATCAGGTGGAGTTCGCCGACGTTCTGATCCTCAACAAGGTGGACCTGGTGAACGAACGGACCCTCGGAATGGTGGAGACACTGTTGCGCCGCCTCAATCCCACCGCAACGATCGTGCGCTCCACTGGCGGCTCCGTCGACCTCGATCTCGTACTACAGACGGGATTGTTCGACCCCGAGCTGGCCGCCCAGGCACCGGGCTGGGACGAGGAAATCGCCGACGGGCACACGCCCGAAACCGAGGAATACGGCATCAGCAGCATGACCTTCCGATCGGACCGGCCGTTTCATCCCCAACGCCTCAACGCGGCACTGGAAGCGCTGCAAGGATTGTTGCGCAGCAAGGGATTCTGCTGGATCGCCAGCCGCCCCGACATCGCGGCGATCTGGTCGCAGGCGGGACCGAACCTGACGATCGAACCCGCTCAGTTCTGGCGCAACACCGAGGTCGCACCGGGGCAGGAGATTGTCTTCATCGGCGTGCGGCTGGACCGGCCGCGTGTGCAGCATCTCCTGGAATCCGCGCTGCTCACCGATGATGAGCTCGCGAGCGGCCCCGAGACGTGGCACAGCTTCCCCGATCCTCTGCCGACCTGGGGTGTCATGCACGCCCACTAA
- a CDS encoding aldolase, whose amino-acid sequence MATTLQDTKSALMNRAERSMETHFSDSEWTTRQKVALTCRALFDRGHDSGLAGQITARAEEPGTFYTQRLGLGFDEITEENLLLVDEDLNVLEGSGMANPANRFHSWIYRARPDVQCIVHTHPFHVAALSMLETPLVVSQMDIAPLYDDCAFLPDWPGVPVGNEEGEIISAALGDKKAILLAHHGHVVAGASVEESCSLAVLIERGAKLQLAAMAAGTIAPLPDRLAREAHDWTLTPRRSVANFAYYARTALANHPATLRKTA is encoded by the coding sequence ATGGCCACCACACTTCAGGACACCAAGTCGGCTCTGATGAATCGCGCCGAGCGCAGCATGGAGACGCACTTCTCCGACTCGGAATGGACCACACGGCAGAAGGTCGCACTCACCTGCCGCGCACTGTTCGATCGCGGGCATGATTCCGGCCTCGCCGGACAGATCACCGCGCGCGCCGAAGAACCCGGCACCTTCTACACCCAGCGGCTCGGACTTGGATTCGACGAAATCACCGAGGAGAACCTGCTACTGGTCGACGAGGATCTCAACGTTCTCGAAGGATCCGGAATGGCCAACCCTGCCAACCGTTTCCATAGCTGGATCTACCGGGCCCGCCCCGACGTGCAGTGCATCGTGCACACTCACCCGTTCCATGTTGCGGCGCTGTCCATGCTGGAGACACCGCTGGTGGTGTCGCAGATGGATATAGCCCCACTGTATGACGATTGCGCCTTCCTACCCGACTGGCCGGGCGTGCCCGTCGGAAACGAAGAGGGCGAGATCATCTCGGCCGCGCTGGGAGACAAGAAGGCGATACTGCTCGCCCACCACGGCCATGTCGTCGCCGGCGCCTCCGTCGAAGAATCCTGCTCGCTGGCAGTGCTGATCGAGAGGGGCGCCAAGCTGCAGCTCGCCGCCATGGCAGCGGGAACCATTGCCCCTCTGCCCGATCGGCTGGCCCGCGAGGCCCACGACTGGACGCTCACCCCCCGGCGTAGCGTCGCCAACTTTGCCTACTACGCCCGTACCGCGCTCGCCAATCACCCTGCGACCCTGAGGAAGACCGCATGA
- a CDS encoding chorismate mutase: MTTQMTENAANNAAESVPDIDELRKEIDRLDAEILAAIKRRTEVSREIGKARMASGGPRLVHSREMKVLERFSELGQEGHTLAMLLLRLGRGRLGH; the protein is encoded by the coding sequence ATGACTACTCAAATGACCGAGAACGCCGCCAACAACGCTGCCGAGTCCGTGCCGGACATCGATGAGCTGCGCAAGGAGATCGACCGGCTCGACGCGGAGATCCTCGCCGCGATCAAGCGCCGCACCGAGGTCTCCCGCGAAATCGGCAAGGCCCGGATGGCATCGGGTGGCCCGCGCCTTGTGCACAGCCGCGAGATGAAGGTTCTCGAGCGCTTCAGCGAACTGGGCCAGGAAGGCCATACTCTGGCCATGCTGCTGCTGCGTCTGGGTCGCGGCAGATTGGGACACTGA
- the pgi gene encoding glucose-6-phosphate isomerase translates to MTLAAAWQALETHHKQIASTHLREFFADDPTRGSDLTVTVGDLYIDYSKHRLTRETLALLIDLAKAADLEGRRDAMFAGAHINTSEDRAVLHTALRLPRDAQLVVDGQDVVADVHQVLDAMGDFTDRVRSGEWAGATGQRITAVVNIGIGGSDLGPVMVYQALRHYADAGISAHFVSNVDPADLVATLAGLDPATTLFIIASKTFSTLETLTNATAARRWLVDALGEDAVSKHFVAVSTNAKLVSEFGIDTANMFGFWDWVGGRYSVDSAIGLSVMAVIGREAFGEFLAGFHTVDEHFRTAPLTENAPALLGLIGLWYSNFFGAQSRGVLPYSNDLARFAAYLQQLTMESNGKSVKADGAPVTVDTGDIYWGEPGTNGQHAFYQLLHQGTRLIPADFIGFSEPTDDLPTADGTGSMHDLLMSNFFAQTQVLAFGKTAEEIAAEGTAPHVVPHKVMPGNRPSTTILASKLTPSTVGQLIALYEHEVFTAGTVWGIDSFDQWGVELGKKQAIALLPVITDDASPAQQTDSSTDALVRYYREARGRTR, encoded by the coding sequence ATGACACTCGCAGCGGCGTGGCAGGCACTGGAAACTCATCACAAGCAGATCGCCTCCACCCACCTTCGAGAGTTCTTCGCCGACGACCCGACCCGGGGAAGCGACCTGACTGTGACGGTCGGTGACCTGTACATCGATTACAGCAAGCACCGCCTGACTCGCGAAACCCTTGCACTGTTAATCGATTTGGCCAAAGCGGCCGATCTCGAGGGGCGCCGCGATGCGATGTTCGCCGGTGCGCATATCAACACTTCCGAAGACCGCGCGGTCCTGCACACGGCGCTGCGCCTGCCGCGCGACGCGCAGCTGGTGGTCGACGGGCAGGACGTTGTCGCCGATGTACATCAGGTGCTCGATGCCATGGGCGACTTCACCGACCGGGTGCGCAGCGGCGAGTGGGCCGGGGCTACCGGGCAGCGCATCACCGCCGTCGTCAACATCGGGATCGGCGGTTCGGACCTGGGGCCGGTGATGGTCTACCAGGCACTGCGACACTATGCCGACGCCGGGATCTCGGCGCACTTCGTCTCCAATGTCGACCCCGCGGACCTGGTGGCCACACTCGCCGGCCTGGACCCGGCGACAACGCTGTTCATCATTGCCTCGAAGACGTTCTCGACGCTGGAGACGCTCACCAACGCGACGGCGGCACGGCGCTGGCTCGTGGACGCACTCGGTGAGGACGCCGTCTCCAAGCACTTCGTGGCCGTCTCCACCAATGCGAAGCTGGTGTCGGAGTTCGGAATCGACACCGCGAACATGTTCGGCTTCTGGGATTGGGTCGGCGGTCGCTACTCGGTGGACTCGGCGATCGGCCTGTCCGTCATGGCGGTGATCGGGCGTGAGGCATTCGGTGAATTCCTGGCCGGGTTCCATACCGTTGACGAGCACTTCCGCACCGCACCCCTGACGGAGAATGCGCCAGCACTGCTGGGTCTCATCGGTCTTTGGTACTCGAATTTCTTTGGCGCACAGTCGCGTGGAGTGCTTCCCTACTCGAACGACCTGGCACGCTTCGCGGCATACCTGCAGCAACTGACCATGGAATCCAATGGCAAGTCGGTGAAGGCCGATGGCGCGCCCGTGACCGTCGATACCGGCGACATCTATTGGGGCGAGCCCGGAACCAACGGTCAGCATGCCTTCTACCAACTGCTGCACCAGGGCACCCGGTTGATTCCGGCCGACTTCATCGGCTTCAGCGAGCCCACCGACGATCTGCCCACCGCCGACGGCACGGGCAGCATGCACGACCTGCTGATGAGCAACTTCTTCGCGCAGACGCAGGTGCTGGCCTTCGGCAAGACCGCCGAGGAGATCGCCGCCGAAGGCACCGCGCCTCATGTCGTACCTCACAAGGTGATGCCCGGAAACCGGCCCAGCACAACCATTCTCGCCAGCAAGCTGACCCCCTCGACCGTAGGACAGCTGATCGCGCTCTACGAGCACGAGGTGTTCACCGCGGGGACGGTCTGGGGTATTGACTCCTTTGACCAGTGGGGTGTGGAGCTGGGCAAGAAGCAGGCCATCGCCCTGCTGCCGGTCATCACCGACGACGCATCCCCGGCCCAGCAGACCGACAGCTCCACCGACGCGCTGGTGCGCTACTACCGCGAGGCGCGGGGCCGCACGCGCTAG
- a CDS encoding helix-turn-helix domain-containing protein translates to MTSLVRALRRERGLTLEELGSRTGLTKSYLSKVEREHSTPSVSVAIRIAQALEVDVSRLFTNDAHESRVVVDRGADEWDDSKFHALSTEMLGKIMTPFLASPSTEFAEHRSSHEGQEFVFVHRGSIELQCEDVSYVLDEGDSAYLDATRTHRIRRISKTQALVVIVAAT, encoded by the coding sequence ATGACATCGCTGGTTCGTGCGCTGCGCCGGGAACGTGGCCTGACCTTGGAAGAGCTGGGCAGCCGCACCGGTCTGACCAAGAGCTACCTATCGAAGGTTGAGCGAGAGCACAGCACGCCATCGGTATCCGTTGCGATACGCATCGCTCAGGCGCTTGAGGTCGACGTCAGCCGGCTGTTCACCAATGACGCCCATGAGTCCCGCGTGGTGGTGGATCGCGGCGCGGATGAATGGGATGACAGCAAGTTCCATGCGCTGAGCACCGAGATGCTCGGCAAGATCATGACGCCGTTCCTGGCCAGTCCCTCCACGGAGTTCGCCGAACACAGGTCCTCCCACGAGGGCCAGGAGTTCGTGTTCGTGCACCGCGGGTCGATCGAGTTGCAGTGTGAGGACGTCAGTTATGTCCTCGACGAAGGGGACAGTGCCTACCTCGACGCCACCCGGACCCACCGGATTCGCCGCATATCCAAGACGCAGGCGCTGGTAGTCATCGTCGCCGCAACCTAG
- a CDS encoding dihydrodipicolinate synthase family protein: protein MTSTPQFHGIIAYPVTPFFPDDTVDTDRLAELVSRLVEDGVHAIAPLGSTGESAYLEEREFDAVVDTTVAAVNKRVPVIVGASDLTTANTIRRARHAQQAGADAVMVLPVSYWKLSDREIAQHYASVAAAIDIPVMAYNNPATSGVDMRPELLVSMFRDIDNFTMVKESTGDLNRMLGIQRLSDGQLPFYNGSNPLVLDALNAGASGWCTAAPCLAPQPCLDLYEAVRAGRHDDAASIYKGLKPLLQFIVAGGLPTTVKAGLELQGRAVGNPRRPLLPLDSEGRETLKGILASTS from the coding sequence ATGACATCCACGCCACAGTTTCACGGAATCATCGCCTACCCCGTCACCCCCTTCTTCCCCGATGACACCGTGGACACCGATCGGCTCGCCGAACTGGTGTCCCGGCTCGTCGAGGACGGGGTCCACGCCATCGCGCCATTGGGCAGCACCGGCGAATCCGCCTATCTCGAGGAGCGCGAATTCGACGCCGTGGTCGACACCACCGTAGCCGCTGTCAACAAGAGGGTGCCCGTCATCGTCGGCGCCTCGGATCTGACTACCGCCAACACCATTCGGCGAGCCCGGCATGCCCAGCAGGCCGGGGCCGATGCGGTGATGGTGCTACCGGTCTCGTACTGGAAGCTCAGCGACCGCGAGATCGCACAGCACTACGCCTCGGTGGCGGCGGCCATCGATATTCCGGTGATGGCCTACAACAACCCCGCCACCAGCGGCGTGGACATGAGGCCCGAGCTCTTGGTCTCGATGTTCCGCGACATCGACAACTTCACCATGGTCAAGGAGTCGACGGGCGACCTCAACCGAATGCTCGGCATTCAACGCCTCAGCGACGGACAGCTGCCCTTCTACAACGGCAGCAACCCACTGGTGCTCGACGCTCTCAACGCGGGCGCGTCCGGATGGTGCACCGCTGCACCGTGTTTGGCGCCGCAGCCGTGTCTGGATCTCTACGAGGCGGTACGCGCCGGGCGCCATGATGACGCCGCATCGATCTACAAGGGACTCAAGCCGCTGCTGCAGTTCATCGTCGCCGGCGGCTTGCCGACAACCGTCAAAGCCGGATTGGAACTGCAGGGGCGCGCCGTCGGCAATCCGAGACGCCCGCTACTGCCGCTGGATTCCGAGGGGCGCGAGACGTTGAAGGGCATCCTGGCGTCGACTTCTTAA